Below is a genomic region from Billgrantia tianxiuensis.
TACTCAAGGCGATACGCCAGGTGCTCAACCCGACAGGCGAGGACTCGCGGGGGCTGGTGATGACGTTGCCGGTGGAGCACTTGGGTGGCATCGACATGGCGCAGGTCAAGCGCTTCGAAGAACGACTCAGACAAGATGTTTGAACGAGTGGATTGACGGAGAGAACCAGATGCTGGTCAAGGACATCATGAACCGCGACGTGGTGACAGTTTCGCCTTTTGCCACCTTGCGCGACGCGCTGAGCCTGATGAAGCGCCACAACCTCAAGAGTCTGGTGGTGGAGCAGCAGGATCCACATGACGCCTGGGGGCTGATCACCTACACCAATATCCTCAAGACCATCGTCGCGGAAAACGGCGACATCGACCTGATCAACGTCTACGACGTCTGCGCCAAACCCGCCATCGGCGTAGGTGAGTCGCTCGATGTACGCCATGTGGCCAGCCTAATGACCGACAGCGTGGTCAAGCGGGTGCTGGTGCTCGACGACAACAAGCTACTGGGTCTGGTCACCATGGATGATATCGTAGGCACCGTTCTCGACATGATCGAGTAAGCCAACCGGACCCGCTTATGCAAGATTTCTTTTCCTGGCTGGGCCAGACCCTGGGCGAGATCATTCGCTTCGTGGTCGACCTGCTGATTCTGTTCTTCTACAACCTGGGGGCTTCCGCCCGGGGCTTTTTCGATGGCCTGGCCAACGCACTGGGCATACCCCCCACGCTGATCAGCCTGGCGGTGCTGCTGCTCGGCCTGTGGCTACTCTATCTCGCCCTGCGCGCCCTGCTGCGCCGACGCATCATCGCCACCCTGATCTGGGCGGTGCTGGGGTGGTGGTGCTGAGCTGGCTGATCTATTGATTGGGCGGAGGCTTTGCTGCTGCGCTCAGGCACTTGATGATAAAAGCTGGCCGCCGGCGGTGCCGATACGTCGGACTGTCGCTCTCCTCATGTAGCAGGCTACATTCCGGGAGCTGCGCTCCGGCGGCGACCAGCCTCTCATCGCTCGCGACGCAAATCACTCTCGCCCAATTGCCTGCACATTAAGCAAGGGCTTTTTCGATCACCTCATACACATTGGGCGAGAGCTTCTCGGCACGGATGCGTTCGAGTTCGCCCTTCATCAGTTCCTGACGCGATTCGTCGAAGCGCTGCCAGCGGGTGAGCGGCGTGACCAGGCGCGCGGCGATCTCGGGGTTGAGCCGGTTGAGTTCGATCACCACGTCGGTCAACAGCCGGTAGCCCTCCCCGTCGGCACGATGGAAATTGATCCGGTTCTGGTTGGCGAAGGCGCCAACCAGAGCACGTACCTTGTTGGGGTTCTTCAGCGAGAAGGCCGGATGCGCCATCAGGTGCTTGACCCGCTCCAGCGCATCCGGCTGAGGCCGGGTGACCTGAATGGTGAACCACTGATCCATTACCAGCGAGTCGTGAGCCCACTTCTCACCGAAGGCACGCAGGGCCGGCGCCGCCAGGTCGTCGCGGCTGCTATGGGTAAGCAGCGTAAGCGCATGACGTACGTCGGTCATGTTATGGTCGGCCTCGAACTGCCGGCGAGCGATGTCAATGCCCTGCTCGTCCTCGATCGCCATCAGGTAGGAGAGCGCCACGTTCTTCAAGCTGCGCCGGGAGATCTGCTCGGGCTCCGGCGCGTAGGGTGCATCGCTCACGTTCTCCTCGTAGACGCGCAGGAAGCCATCACGCAGCGTCGCCGCCAGCGACTGCTTGACGAAGTTGCGCGCCGCGTGGATC
It encodes:
- a CDS encoding CBS domain-containing protein, yielding MLVKDIMNRDVVTVSPFATLRDALSLMKRHNLKSLVVEQQDPHDAWGLITYTNILKTIVAENGDIDLINVYDVCAKPAIGVGESLDVRHVASLMTDSVVKRVLVLDDNKLLGLVTMDDIVGTVLDMIE